In Tursiops truncatus isolate mTurTru1 chromosome X, mTurTru1.mat.Y, whole genome shotgun sequence, the following proteins share a genomic window:
- the GPR101 gene encoding probable G-protein coupled receptor 101, whose protein sequence is MASTCTNSTRENNSSHTCVPLSKMPISLAHGIIRSSVLLIFLTASFVGNIVLALVLQRKPQLLQVTNRFIFNLLVTDLLQISLVAPWVVATSVPFFWPLNSHFCTALVSLTHLFAFASVNTIVVVSVDRYLSIIHPLSYPAKMTPRRGYMLLYGTWIVAILQSTPPLYGWGQAAFDERNALCSMIWGASPSYTILSVVSFVIIPLIVMIACYSVVFGAARRQHALLYNVKSHSLEVRAKDHVENEDEEGDKKVEFQGESEFHCQDEGEVKAKEGSVEAKDDSRKAKEGSVETGEGSVEAKGSEEVRESSLVAGEGSTKIQSSKKADKGRLEVTQCNIDLGEDDMEFGEDDIHFSEDDIEAVNITESLPVSHRNSTSDPPLPRCYQCKAAKVIFLIIFSYVLSLGPYCFLAVLAVWVDVQTKVPQWVITIIIWLFFLQCCIHPYIYGYMHKTIKKEIQDMLKKFFCKEKPPKEDSHPDLPGTEAGTEGGTEGKIIPSHDSATSP, encoded by the coding sequence atGGCGTCCACCTGCACCAACAGCACGCGCGAAAACAACAGCAGCCACACGTGCGTGCCCCTCTCCAAAATGCCCATCAGCCTGGCGCACGGCATCATCCGCTCGAGCGTCCTGCTCATCTTCCTCACCGCCTCCTTCGTGGGCAACATAGTGCTGGCGCTCGTGCTGCAGCGCAAGCCGCAGCTGCTGCAGGTGACCAACCGCTTCATCTTTAACCTCCTCGTCACTGACCTGCTGCAGATTTCACTCGTGGCCCCCTGGGTGGTGGCCACCTCCGTGCCCTTTTTCTGGCCCCTCAACAGCCACTTCTGTACCGCCCTGGTTAGCCTCACTCACCTGTTCGCCTTTGCCAGTGTCAACACCATCGTCGTGGTGTCGGTGGATCGCTACCTGTCCATCATCCACCCTCTCTCCTACCCGGCCAAGATGACCCCACGCCGGGGTTACATGCTCCTCTACGGCACCTGGATCGTGGCCATCCTGCAGAGCACACCCCCACTCTATGGCTGGGGCCAGGCTGCCTTTGATGAGCGCAATGCCCTCTGCTCCATGATCTGGGGGGCCAGCCCCAGCTACACCATTCTCAGCGTCGTGTCCTTCGTCATCATCCCGCTGATCGTCATGATTGCCTGCTACTCTGTGGTGTTCGGTGCAGCCCGCCGGCAGCACGCTCTGCTCTACAACGTCAAGAGCCACAGCTTGGAGGTGCGAGCCAAGGACCACGTGGAGAATGAGGACGAAGAGGGAGACAAAAAGGTTGAGTTCCAGGGTGAGAGCGAGTTCCACTGCCAGGATGAAGGTGAGGTCAAGGCCAAGGAGGGCAGTGTGGAAGCCAAGGATGACAGCAGGAAGGCCAAAGAAGGGAGCGTGGAGACCGGTGAGGGGAGCGTGGAGGCCAAGGGCAGTGAGGAGGTCAGAGAAAGCAGCTTGGTGGCCGGCGAAGGCAGCACCAAAATTCAGAGCAGCAAGAAGGCAGACAAGGGCCGCCTAGAGGTCACCCAGTGCAACATTGACCTGGGTGAAGATGACATGGAGTTTGGTGAGGATGACATCCATTTCAGCGAGGATGACATTGAGGCGGTGAACATCACAGAGAGTCTCCCAGTCAGTCATCGAAACAGCACCAGCGACCCCCCTCTGCCCAGGTGCTACCAGTGCAAAGCTGCTAAAGTGATCTTCCTCATCATCTTCTCCTACGTGCTGTCCCTGGGGCCCTACTGCTTTCTAGCGGTTCTGGCCGTGTGGGTGGATGTCCAAACCAAGGTACCCCAGTGGGTGATCACCATAATTATCTGGCTTTTCTTCCTGCAGTGCTGCATCCACCCCTACATCTATGGCTACATGCACAAGACCATCAAGAAGGAGATCCAGGATATGCTGAAGAAGTTCTTCTGCAAGGAGAAGCCCCCCAAAGAAGACAGCCACCCAGACCTGCCCGGAACCGAAGCCGGCACCGAGGGTGGAACTGAAGGCAAGATCATTCCTTCTCATGATTCTGCCACTTCGCCTTGA